The sequence below is a genomic window from Dictyostelium discoideum AX4 chromosome 5 chromosome, whole genome shotgun sequence.
TCATCCATAGCAAAAGTCAGTTgaactaattttaattattattataatgaaccaaatcaataattaatgtggttacatttttttttttttttttttttttatttctccTTTTTTATGTATACTCGATAATGTGATTTGTACAAAAcgacaataataatgaacaataatttcataaaataattaaaaataaaataaaaataatagaaaacaAAAGTATCTATCATATCATTTGATATTATATCATATCAAAAACACACAAAAATACTCCCCCATTACCACTACCAATACAAAAagtcatattattattgtttattattttttcataaaaaaaaatgaaccCCCTCTCTCCTTATTATCTATCAATACTAAATCCACCACTCACAACCCCTTTACCACTAATACTGATACTATTCTTCCATAAATGGAAAagttttttgtattttttgtgtttgtgtattatttttttttttttctttatctcttttaaattttttttttctattcttttatttacttttttttttttttttctttttattcttttttttttctattaatttatttatgattataattttttttttttcaatttgattattactttttttattttttttttttattttttttttatttttttttattaatttttttggtttaagTTGTgtcaataaattaattttttaaatcttgtatttttttttatttttttattttttttttttttatttttatatttttccactttcccttttttttaaaagatttatcaTGAATTATAAACAGATCTTCCAAGGGAATTctatatcatttttaatattacaattaattatataattgtaattactatttgaagtttaattgaaattgggttgattttattataaaaacaaaatttaaatttaaatttatttatttttatttttttcaatttaaattgttttgaatGTCAAATCCATGTCAAAATCTAGGAGGTTCCCCTCatgaattaaatatatcatttattatcttttataatgaatttttttttttttttttttagatttacgtaaattgtaaaaagaatttatccACCAAAATcaagtttttattattggatAAAATAGAAATCATGAATGAAGTGTGGTGAATAAAtatctaaataaaatttttataaccatttggaattatttataaatctattaattatatatatatatttttttttttttttttttatcgttttctattttattgttaatatATTCACAAAAGAaacattttttcaaaaaaaattttgaacaACAATCTCGATAAATTCCTTTTAAAATCATatgatatcatttttttatatttgggAATTATTATggattttaatcaaaaataaaaaaaaaaaaaaaaaagaaattaaatatttattaattatttttaaattatttatttaattattattattatttttttatttattcccTAATTCACTCTTTATTACcacttttttatattaaaaaaaataaaataaaaaataaaaatttaaaagattatttattaatatattaaaaattttgaattggttgAGTATAAGGTGAATTCCAATCTCTATTAAAGAttgattgtaattgatttgtgaaatcattattaaatacatTATATGATAAACCACCAGTGACAGTGAAATAATCTTGAGACCAATTTGAAGTACCAACATAAGATTGTTTTTCAGTTACCATAAATTTAGCATGATTTACTCTTGTGTAAGGAATTTGTGGATTTGTTGAGAAATCAGGTACAACAAACCATCTAACTTGAATATTATCCACTTGATTCAATGAATGTAACCATTGTGGTATAATTGGGGAAGTATAATTCCAATGACTAATTAACATTCTAACTTGAACATTTCTATTGAATGCAGCAGCTCTCAAtgcattatcaattaatggcCAATATGTATTTGGATCATTATAGAGTGTTGTTGGTGTATAATCCATTACAGTAATACAAATTGATTGATCTGCATTATTAATAGCATCCATTAATGCATCAATATCACCAGTACGATATGTAGATTGAAATTGTGGTGGTGATACCGCTAAAAACATTTCATACATTTGATTGGTACCActaccatcattatcattatttttatttttattattattattattattattattcaatgaTAAACTTGCCATATTTGTGTTATTAAATAATGCTTGATAATTACTACCCCAATCATTGATTGGTAATGATGTAAAATCAGCTGCATTCCAATATTGTTGAAATGCAATTTCAGTATCAGCAACCATTGTTggacaattttttaaaactataccCAATTCTTTAACTTGTGCTAATGAACTCCAATCTGCATTTGCACTACCAACGTATGCACTACTTTCATCGATAATTATTAACTTTGTATGAAGTACACCAGATCCAACCAATGATACCCAATCAATTGATCTAACTTGAATACCTAGTTTTGCCAATGTTTGTGTTTCAGTATCTGGAAATGATTCTGATGGTTCGTTTTGTACAATTCTAACATTAATACCTCTTGAATGTGCTTCAACTATTgcattaaaaatatcaataccTAGTTGTCCACCATAAACCGGATCCAAATCTGAACCACCTAAtaatgtaaaataaaaaaatcctaaatcaattgattcttgAGCATTTGTAATTAAATCCATCcatgctttttttttttaaaaataaaaaaaaaaaaaaaattaaaaataaaaaaaaaaaaaaaaaaaacagttaaaaataaattttcatttaatactGTGGTAAAAACATATTTAAATACTAACCATCATGAGTTGAAAGATTTGTACTAATATCAAGTCCAAGTGGAATTGATTCTGCAATTTGAATTGTACCACCTTGACAAGAATTTAAAGTTGATTCAGAAATGATTTTAGAATTTacatttacaaaaaataatacaataataataaataaacgatttatgatcattttttttttttttagtaataaaccaaaacaaattgaaaaaaaaaaaaaaaaaaaaaaaaaaaaataaaaaaaaaaaaaccaaacttttttcaatcaaaagagatatttttcaaaaacaaaaaaaaaaaaagtaaaaaataaagatcttttttttatttgatagtGTCTTAAAAATCATactttcattaaaaaattgacttttttaaaaaaaaataaaaataaaaataaaaacaaaaaaaaaaaaaaataaaaataaaaaaaaattaaaataaaaataaaaataaaaataaaaatagtaaaaactttttttctatttttattttaaaaaatttaaaatattttaaaatattagatctattaatttttttactttctatttcatttattaatgaattttttttttttttttttttttttatttataaaaaaaaaaataaaataaaataaaataaaaaaaaaaaaaaaaatttatgatgacattaaattcaatgaaaTGAACATTTATCAACTGAATGTTAATTAAAATTCTAGAATGTCAGTTAATAAAcatagattttttatttttaatactatgtttagaatttaaaatattaatttaatttttttagtttttaaaataaccaaagttggaaaattttaattttttttaatatgatctgtattttatatatgtttaaattttattttaaaaaaactataaatagattaaaaattctggtttttcaaatcatttcaaatcaaactttttaattaaaatcaacaacaacaacaacaacaaaaacaacaaaaaaaatgaatatcagaaattctttaatcttaattatttcaagcatttttgttttatcatTCATTAATGGTGGTTTAACATCTGATCCAACTTGTGTTGGTGCTCCTGATGGTCAAGTTTACTTATTCTCCAGTTGGGATTTCCAAGGTGAACGTTATGTTTACAATATCTCTCAAGGTTATCTCTCTTTACCTGACGGTTTCCGTAACAATGTTCAATCATTTATTAGTGGTGCTGATGTATGTTTTGTTAAATGGTACCCAAGTGAACAATATCAAATCACTGCTGGTGAATCTCATAGAAATTATGCGGCTCTTACAAATTTCGGTCAAAGAATGGACGCTATAATTCCTGGAAATTGTTCAAATATTGTTTGttcatcaaaataaaaaaataaaaaagaaaaaaaaaaaaacttaatttgtccgataataatagtttaaataataaataagtaaacaaattttacaacttaatttttttttttatttttattttaaaattttaattacaattgtttatatcttttaattatttttttttatttttttattattttttatttttttttttaaaacatgggacaattaaaataataaaaaaaaaagtattatatttattttacacATTTTTTATGGGTTTTTACTTGACATTTTTCATTAGTAAACTTTAAACCATTATGATGATATATTTACGTTTGATGATTTCATATACTGGttaattttaacttttttttttattgattttttttctattttccTGTTtcaaacatttaaaaaaataaaataaaaaaaaaaaacaccatttttgatttttctttcccaaaatcaaaataaaaaaatatctaaaaaactataataaaaatgatgttaaaaaaaaaaaaaaaaatctaaatccTTAATTATTGAAAGTGTTTTTATGTGTATGAATTTCaactttatttgaaaatctttttaattttatttagtcattataaaatttgtaatcttagacaattaaaaaaaaaaaaaaaaaaaaaaaaaaaaaataaaaaggttttttgcaactttaaaaaattataaatagaaattgttttgttgtgtttttttattttattttattttatttttattttttaaagaaataattttttataaaaaaagaatggaagaaataaaagaaactgttgaaaaaaaaaataaagaaaaaaagtatttaaatgattataaaataatttctgaaggtaataatattaaagttttacaaaaaaaagatttcaaaccaaaattttcattggtatcatataaaaattatgaacaaaattttgattttgaaaatgctAAAATTGTTTCAACCAATTTTGCCATCGATCGTCATATAAAGATGAAGAATCCACCAGATCcatttgtatttattaaaatgcCATCTTCAAAGCTTGTTCAAAGTCAGTTAAAACTTTACTATGAAAATGAAGGTTATAAGGATATTCCAGTATGGATTACACCATGTTCAGCATTTATGAGATACATTAAATCGTATCCAATTGTTGGAACTGTAACAGAGACAatggaaaagaaaaaaggtTTCACCAATAGATTCTTATCAACTAGTGAAACCAAAGCATCAGTTTCAGTCGGATTCTTTGGTTGTGAATCATCGATGGAAGTTACAAGTGGTTATGAATATGAAGACACTGTTACATCTGAAGAAACTAGAAGTTGGAGTCAAACTTTAAATGAAGGTTCTTATATTGTTTATCAAAACGTTTTAGTTTATGCTTATATAATCTATGGTGGTAGTTATAAACCATACATTGatcaaatgaataaatttaatccTGGATTAAATATCAAATTCTTTAGAGAAGATAAATGTATCTTTTTTGTACCAATTAATCGTGATGATGCCTTCACTCTTCGTTATCAAGATAATACATGGGATCCAGTTGAATATgatgttttaattgattactTGGGTCAAAATCAAGATAAATGGTTTTCTGGTGGTTTAccatgaaaataataataataataataataataattatataaattacaTAAAGGTTTCACTATTGGTGTTTTAATCCtggtataaataaaattctaaaaataaaaaataaaaaactatataaaaattaacttttttttttttttttttaatttaaacacattttttttattaatttatttaaaattttagttaACTTCAACAAAAagtttacaaaaaaaaaaaaaaaaaaaaaaaaaaaatcaactcCAACAAGACTCTAATGAAGGAGAAATTGCCAATCaataaaagagaaaaatCAAATACCTAGATAACGTAATCACTATTCAACCTTGATtctaaaaatgtttttaataatataataaaaatataataaagataaaaaaaaaaaaaaaaaaaaaaaaaaaaattttacatatacataaaaatttatttgtttttactatttaattaataaacttcTACAAAAAGTATACCTTCtttacaaataaattcaattttttaatttttaaccAATTTTGACCACTTTTACTCGATTTTTTGGGCTTTTTGACTAATTCTGGCCAAACTTATTCAATTTTAGGTGCAAGGAAGAATCCTAAAAAGCCTAAATCGTCTATTTTgtattcaacaacaactggGATACCTTCAGACATTGAAAGAGTAACCATTGGTGAGAGTGGAGTAGCTTTGGTAAAGTTTGAAAGGAATTTTAAGGCAAAGTTAAGGACGACTGGTTCTTTTGATTCAATGACGGTAGCTTGTTCGGCTGGGACATCAGAGTCAGAGGTTGGTTTAATGGTAATGTTACCAGAACCTGAATCACCTGAAACAGAGAATTTAACACCTTCTTTATTGGCACTAATGGTAACAATTTCACCAATGATGGAGAGATCTCTACAAATTCTTTGGAGTTCAGCTGATGGCATCTTAATAACTGCAGAGTAATCTGATTTACGGATACTATATTGTTCATTCTTAATATcgattaatttaatttcaaaatcactAACTCTATCAttctcttttattttttttttatttttaaaaaatgttaatacttgttttttttattttttttattttttttaaaaaagatacaTACTTGGTGATTCGAAAACAAAAGTAACGGTATCAGATTCATTATCACGAGCTCTAATGGTGAGGGTATCATCATTACCAGCACATTTGAGAATCTTTGAGAGTGAAACTAGACTTAAACCGAGGGATAATGATCTGTCACAGTTGTAAGTTTCAAAACCTTCATTACGTAAAACTAAATTGATTAAAGTGACATGAGTACCATCCATAGCTTGTAATGAGATACCTTCTGGACTACAATCAAAGTTGGCTGACTCTACTAAATCTTTGATACTTTCTAAAATCTTCTTAAGAAGTGATGCTTGTAATAAACGGGCTTCAAACATTTTATAAGTTGATGTTGGTTGTTGGGTTGGTGTGGATTAAATGTTGTTATTTTGAAActaactaaaataaaaaaaaaaaaataaaaataaaaaaagtttttgaaaaaaaaaaaaaaaaaaaaaaaaaaaaaaaaaaatttgaaaaaataatgaaattttaaaaatttggccctgaggtaattttaaaaaaatggaggtaaattaattggttgtttttttttttttcaactgtttcaaatagatattttttgttttattgttttttttttcatttatatatttttatttttacatttttatttttttattatttctatttatatatttttttattttttttttcttagaATTacatcaatttatttaattatttattttaatagaaatttatttttattttttaattttatttatttttttttttttttttttttttttaattacatcaaaattttatgtttcaaataaaaattaaaattaaaaaaaaaaaaaaaaaattaaaagatgcCTTTTCAATAttgtaaagaaaaaaaaacaattaaaaattaaatttggtaataaaaactatttttttggaatttttgaCCTTTAGAGTaagtgattttttttttttttttttttttaaaaaattgaatcttttattttctattaaaattaacaaaataaaaaaataaacaatttaattttgttaaaattattagaaaaaattGCTTATAATAAggttgtaagtttttttttaataatttttttaattttttttttttttttttggttttgatcacaaattaatttcatctaaaaaaaaaagtattataaataaataaaaaacaaaaaaaaagaatggatCCAGAATCATTTGGTTTAGATAAAACAGCAATTGAAATTTGTAATAGTTATATGCCAGTATTAGATATCGAACCAAGATTAATTAGAGAAggttttaaatcattatatgATATTCAAAAGAAACATATTAGTAAAACCaaacaatatcaattaaataaagagaATGGTGGTAGTTTAATGGATGTTCATTTCTTTTATCCAAATGGTTATGAACAAAATCCAGTCGACCATAAATATAAAGCGATATTTTATATTCACGGTGGTGGTTTTATGGTTGAcggtattaaaaaattaccaaGAGAAATTAGTGATAgaacaaattcaattttaatttatccaGATTATGGATTAACACCAGAGTTTAAATATCCATTAGGTTTAAAACAATGCTACCAATTATTCACAGATATAATGAATGGCAATTTCAACCCATTCAATGATTTAATcaatgattcaatttcaatagtTGGTGAGAGTTCAGGTGGAAATTTCGCACTTTCTCTACCATtaatgttaaaattaaataattcaacattttttaagaaaatttcaaaagtttTAGTATACTATCCAATTACAGATTGCAATTTTGAAACACCATCCTATAATAGATTCTCAGAGAAATTCTATTTAACAAAGGAAGGTATGAAATGGTGTTGGAATCATTATACAAATAATGATTCCGAGAGGGATGAAATCACTTGTTGTCCATTGAAAGCCACAATCgatcaattaaaagattttccAGAAACTTTGGTTATCACTGCTGAAACCGATGTCTTAAGTTCTGAAGGTGAACaatttggtttaaaattatcaaatgcaAATGTTAAAGTTTCAGTtttaagaattttaaaaacaattcatgGTTTCGTTTCACTTGACCAAACAAATGATAGTATCGCTTGTAGAGTTGGTATGGATTTATCAATgaactttttaaataatatctcAAATagttcaattattaatgaaaataataataaaactttattacaattagtttaaaaaataaataaataaataaaaatatatattataaaataaataaatatttatatatatatataatccAATGATATTacttgtttatttaaataaaaataatactattttaaataataataattattattattattattatttaatttgtaattgtaCCAGTTCTacattcattattaatacatGGATTACCACCACAATCTCTGGTATAATAGTCACAAATGTTTGAACTTAAATCACAAGAATAAGTTTCACAGAAATTGTTTCTATTGCATTGAGAATCAGTCCTACATGGTACTTTAACTGAACATTCGATTGGTTCATGATAACAACCATATAACATTGAACAAAAATCAGCTGTACAAGggtctttatttaaaattaaattttaatgttagaaaaaaaaaatctaaatattaaatttaaaattcttaattaaaaatacttactattatcatcacAATTCATTGGTCTATATTCACATCCTTTTTCACCACAAGTATCAAGTGTACATGCATCATAATCTGAACAACGAGTTTCATAATGATAACAATCTCCACGGAAATCACAAAAATCAACTGTACAAGGATctgttttggttttttatttttattttcatttttataattaattaataaataattaataattttgaaaaaaatattaaaatttttataataaaaataaatttacatACTATTATCGTTACATTTTTGTTCACATGATTGAGTTGGTTCTGGGGGATTTACTGGTGTGTTCACACAACCATATGGACCACAACTatcaattgtattattatttccatcaTTACAAGTATCAGCAATTTGATAACAACTTCCAGTATTTTCATCACAATGATTGGTATGACAAATATCAACATTACTTTGTGGGCATTTACTTGTTTCAAAACAACCAAACATTGGAGAACAACCAAAAACTTTACAATTTGTATTCATACTtgaacaatttaattttttacaattatatAGTGGAGCACCTTTTACAATTGTTAatgttaaataaataattaaatataaaatttttgtcattttttttttttttttaatatatatttttttttttttatattttattataaaaatatacaaatatttgattgtttggaaattatttaattaatttaacaaaactattttttttttttatagaaaattttttttttttatttttacaaaattaaaaaaatttaaaaaaaaatgtttatttaatttatttattgattgctagtttttaaataaaaaaaaatatacatttGTTTAAACTAGATGACCGATTCTATTTTTagagaaaataatgaaaaccaaggtgttttttttttttttgttaaaccacaaaaaaaaaaaaaaaaaaaaaaaacaaaggcATAATATATTGGGATAATAGGTTTAAAAACAAGTGGGTACCATGAAtgataaatttcaattttgaTACCATcacctttttaaaaaaaaaataataaagtgcTATAATAAAccaagtttttaatttaaaaaaaaaaaaattttaaagttgatgatttatattatatttattcttgagtttttataaaaattatatttctcTCTTAAACATTTGAATCTACATCTAAttcaaaatctttattattattttgttgactttgtttcttttcaatttcttttttctcttcaatttcttttttctcttcaatttctttttttttttcttttttttctttttctttttcttcagtattattttcaatttcactattatcattaatttttaataaatctaaattatGACCACGatgattatttttaccaACAACACAATTATAGCAAGCTTTTTCTTTACAATCttcacaaaataataataattcttgaGATGGATGATGAtaacaaaatttattatctttatcaatattatcattataaatattttttgaatctttttttgGAGGTGATATTCTAATAACAagtttcattaaataataaaatccaaTTTGAATAATTCCAGAAACACAACCactaaaatttgaaattgatataaaattatcttttaaaaaaacaccaTATAAACCAAATGCAACACCTGCTAAAATTGATGttattgataatggtaatgataatgatccTGTTGTTCTTTGTTTAAACATTggatactatttttttttttttttttttattattatataataatatatattaataaatcaaataatatatattaataaattaaataataaaataataaaaaataatttgaataaaaaaataataataataatataatttaaattaataattacaaaatttaaaactggtgaaaaaaagaatgcaactaataaaattgaagttGCCCAACCAAGAATTTTTTGATGCATATCTTTTGGTGCTTGAAAAACCACAATTGCAACAAATGAAACTAAAACTATTAGTTCAATCATTAATGAAACCATAACTTTTCTTTTTACTGCTAAATCTTTACAAGcactaataaaaattaaaataaaagctAAATCGAATAACATTCCAAATGTATTCACTGGTACAATACCTTCAATATCACATATCATTGAATATACAACCCACATCATTGCTTgacttttaattgatttaaaaattccagtaagtattatattattattttatttaaattttaaaaaaataaataaataaataaaaaataaaataataataaaacttacCCAATCATAAAAACAAATggataaatattaaattgtcCAACATCTCTTGTTTTctcaattttataaaaatatggacttttattttaattaaatttttatattaaaatgaaaaaaaaaaaaaggtgttaattatttattttttgaatacGAAACTCTAAACTTCAAAAAATACCTACACATTTGATAATACTATACACGCTATAAAAACATTTCCTAAAATTTGTGTGGCTAATATTTCTGGTGAATTTGGACCTGccataatttattttttttttttttaatactaaaatataattatatccaaattgaaaaaaaaaaaaaaaaaaaaaaaagataaaaaaaaaaatcaaaacaaaaataatactgCTTTTGCAATTAAAAGAACTAAAGCCAATGTGATtcggtgaaaaaaaaaaaaaaaaaaaaaaaaaaaaaaaaaaaattgtgaaaataaaaatgaaaataaaaataaaaaaaccccCTCGTTTTGGgagatcaaaaaaaaaaaaaaaaatccaggaaatcttattttaaaaaaataaataattttaaaaaaaaaaaagcaaaatttattatttaattaaattaacaaaaacaaataaaattttatatttttaaaaaaaaaaaaaaaaaaaaaaaaaggaagaaaaaataaaaaataattaatgagGTGTCAAAGTGAATTCATAGAAGGCtgggaaaaaaaattaatccaGATGGGACTTGACCAACCCAccttaaaaaatatcttttttttttttttttttttttaaccaaaatttaattaatttccattcattttttgtagttgtttttttattttgaagaaCAATGAGTAGATAATAAATGTTATATacaaaaaatagatttttataaaaaaaaataaactttgtagttttttttttttttttaaaaaaatatttaattttatttatttttagtataGAAACCCAGAGctctcaaaaaataaaagagttCAAAATtggttattttaaaaaaaaaaaaaaaaaaaaaaatttccaatttaatcagatcaatttttttagtttttttttttttttaaaaaaatctattatatatatgaatataaaaaaaatcgattgttaataaaaaaacagaatgattgcattc
It includes:
- the pldY gene encoding phospholipase D3, which translates into the protein MIINRLFIIIVLFFVNVNSKIISESTLNSCQGGTIQIAESIPLGLDISTNLSTHDAWMDLITNAQESIDLGFFYFTLLGGSDLDPVYGGQLGIDIFNAIVEAHSRGINVRIVQNEPSESFPDTETQTLAKLGIQVRSIDWVSLVGSGVLHTKLIIIDESSAYVGSANADWSSLAQVKELGIVLKNCPTMVADTEIAFQQYWNAADFTSLPINDWGSNYQALFNNTNMASLSLNNNNNNNNKNKNNDNDGSGTNQMYEMFLAVSPPQFQSTYRTGDIDALMDAINNADQSICITVMDYTPTTLYNDPNTYWPLIDNALRAAAFNRNVQVRMLISHWNYTSPIIPQWLHSLNQVDNIQVRWFVVPDFSTNPQIPYTRVNHAKFMVTEKQSYVGTSNWSQDYFTVTGGLSYNVFNNDFTNQLQSIFNRDWNSPYTQPIQNF
- the gerC gene encoding germination protein p109 translates to MNIRNSLILIISSIFVLSFINGGLTSDPTCVGAPDGQVYLFSSWDFQGERYVYNISQGYLSLPDGFRNNVQSFISGADVCFVKWYPSEQYQITAGESHRNYAALTNFGQRMDAIIPGNCSNIVCSSK
- the smlA gene encoding hypothetical protein, whose product is MEEIKETVEKKNKEKKYLNDYKIISEGNNIKVLQKKDFKPKFSLVSYKNYEQNFDFENAKIVSTNFAIDRHIKMKNPPDPFVFIKMPSSKLVQSQLKLYYENEGYKDIPVWITPCSAFMRYIKSYPIVGTVTETMEKKKGFTNRFLSTSETKASVSVGFFGCESSMEVTSGYEYEDTVTSEETRSWSQTLNEGSYIVYQNVLVYAYIIYGGSYKPYIDQMNKFNPGLNIKFFREDKCIFFVPINRDDAFTLRYQDNTWDPVEYDVLIDYLGQNQDKWFSGGLP
- the pcna gene encoding proliferating cell nuclear antigen gives rise to the protein MFEARLLQASLLKKILESIKDLVESANFDCSPEGISLQAMDGTHVTLINLVLRNEGFETYNCDRSLSLGLSLVSLSKILKCAGNDDTLTIRARDNESDTVTFVFESPKNDRVSDFEIKLIDIKNEQYSIRKSDYSAVIKMPSAELQRICRDLSIIGEIVTISANKEGVKFSVSGDSGSGNITIKPTSDSDVPAEQATVIESKEPVVLNFALKFLSNFTKATPLSPMVTLSMSEGIPVVVEYKIDDLGFLGFFLAPKIE
- a CDS encoding alpha/beta hydrolase fold-3 domain-containing protein, translated to MDPESFGLDKTAIEICNSYMPVLDIEPRLIREGFKSLYDIQKKHISKTKQYQLNKENGGSLMDVHFFYPNGYEQNPVDHKYKAIFYIHGGGFMVDGIKKLPREISDRTNSILIYPDYGLTPEFKYPLGLKQCYQLFTDIMNGNFNPFNDLINDSISIVGESSGGNFALSLPLMLKLNNSTFFKKISKVLVYYPITDCNFETPSYNRFSEKFYLTKEGMKWCWNHYTNNDSERDEITCCPLKATIDQLKDFPETLVITAETDVLSSEGEQFGLKLSNANVKVSVLRILKTIHGFVSLDQTNDSIACRVGMDLSMNFLNNISNSSIINENNNKTLLQLV
- a CDS encoding hypothetical protein (P22549 Cyclic nucleotide phosphodiesterase inhibitor precursor (PDI)), whose product is MTKILYLIIYLTLTIVKGAPLYNCKKLNCSSMNTNCKVFGCSPMFGCFETSKCPQSNVDICHTNHCDENTGSCYQIADTCNDGNNNTIDSCGPYGCVNTPVNPPEPTQSCEQKCNDNNPCTVDFCDFRGDCYHYETRCSDYDACTLDTCGEKGCEYRPMNCDDNNPCTADFCSMLYGCYHEPIECSVKVPCRTDSQCNRNNFCETYSCDLSSNICDYYTRDCGGNPCINNECRTGTITN